The Sphingobacterium bambusae genome includes a window with the following:
- a CDS encoding TonB-dependent receptor, which produces MRINILSIALLLLFTLTGQTTFSQTGSTVSGQVRGKGTAIPGVTIVLGLQSSQTDESGAFYFSDVRHGEYILVATAVGFKTFSDTIQVTGQEQQLSIDLEPADRLIDEVSVIGKSATQQVKEQPIRAIVIDTRAVAQQPATLAELMNRSAGIRIRQSGGLGNAVDVSINGFQGSSVQYFRDGIPLDYLGGGYGINNVPLNLLNRVEVYKGVVPVSLGGDALGGAVNLVTSQHAGTQLNASYEIASFNTHIANLSFYSSDKKNQKFIGLDAFYNYSDNNYKADVEVTNANANYDTVTVPLFHNAYKHGFAELYFGLRNKRWADELRFSVAAYGIDRESQHPALMTNPYGAATLQNKGVVPALRYRKSFFDEKLRLDQFVSYSYTQRNRTDTVRGTYDWYGNFIPRAGDQVGETPTPSLSDIDFTNILSRTNIGYAINERNQLEANIVYNRNSRIGSDPYGFRFAGTDVDILSRRASYEKTIVGLSWESKWLDSRLSNQLFVKHFSFTSEGINAFLSNDTDISKFTKASDNNWGIGNALKYQINAYSFIRASAELTNRLPIAEELFGNNDTRAPNFNLKPERSLNVNLGYRYARNKMAAEFGAFYRKTSGMIMLVPIQSPFAQYQNLDSIRGYGFDMDLTYQLLKNVEVNGNMTWQDNRMTDVGSAIYQWTEGTRQRNTPYFFANLGATGTFHHVFTQRDVLKPYINYNFIREFYLVPIPKDQEPQGFLGIFGDSRVPIKDLVPDQSLWSAGFNYVFPATNLILGAEVKNIMNAKLYDYYKIQRPGRSFHLKLTYHIKSIKNQ; this is translated from the coding sequence ATGCGCATTAACATTTTAAGCATCGCGCTTTTATTACTATTTACTTTAACTGGACAAACTACCTTTTCGCAAACAGGATCGACCGTCAGCGGGCAGGTGCGTGGAAAGGGTACTGCGATACCGGGCGTAACCATTGTTTTAGGCTTACAGTCTAGCCAGACCGATGAAAGCGGTGCATTTTATTTTTCAGATGTTCGGCATGGCGAGTACATCCTCGTTGCCACGGCGGTAGGATTTAAAACATTTAGCGACACCATTCAGGTTACCGGTCAAGAGCAGCAGCTAAGCATTGATCTGGAACCAGCGGATAGGCTTATCGACGAGGTCAGTGTCATCGGGAAATCCGCTACCCAGCAGGTGAAGGAACAGCCCATCCGTGCCATCGTGATCGACACGCGTGCGGTGGCGCAGCAACCGGCTACCTTGGCCGAGCTGATGAACCGATCGGCGGGTATTCGTATTCGGCAAAGTGGCGGTCTAGGCAACGCCGTAGATGTGTCAATCAATGGCTTTCAGGGAAGCTCGGTACAGTACTTCCGAGACGGGATACCACTAGACTACCTCGGCGGCGGCTATGGTATTAACAACGTTCCATTGAATCTATTGAACCGTGTGGAAGTTTACAAAGGTGTCGTACCTGTTTCCTTGGGAGGCGATGCCCTCGGTGGTGCCGTTAATCTGGTCACATCCCAACATGCCGGCACACAGCTCAACGCATCTTATGAAATAGCATCCTTCAATACGCATATTGCAAACCTATCTTTCTACAGCAGCGACAAGAAGAACCAAAAGTTTATTGGTCTTGATGCCTTTTACAACTATTCCGACAACAACTACAAGGCTGATGTAGAGGTCACCAACGCAAACGCCAATTACGACACCGTTACGGTACCTTTGTTTCATAATGCTTATAAACACGGATTTGCCGAGCTCTACTTCGGTCTAAGAAATAAGCGCTGGGCAGATGAACTTCGTTTTTCTGTGGCGGCCTATGGTATCGACCGCGAGTCGCAACATCCGGCATTGATGACCAATCCGTATGGGGCAGCGACATTGCAGAACAAAGGTGTAGTGCCTGCATTGCGCTATCGGAAATCATTCTTTGACGAGAAACTTAGGCTTGACCAGTTTGTCTCGTATAGCTATACGCAGCGAAACCGCACCGACACCGTCCGGGGCACCTACGATTGGTATGGCAACTTTATCCCCAGAGCAGGCGATCAGGTTGGTGAAACGCCTACCCCTTCCCTTTCCGATATCGACTTTACCAATATCCTATCGCGAACAAACATAGGTTACGCGATTAATGAAAGGAATCAACTCGAGGCGAATATTGTTTACAACAGAAATAGCAGAATAGGTAGTGACCCTTATGGATTTCGTTTTGCAGGCACCGACGTAGACATCCTGAGTAGAAGAGCGAGCTATGAAAAAACCATTGTCGGCTTATCTTGGGAATCAAAATGGTTGGACAGCAGGTTGAGCAACCAATTGTTTGTTAAGCATTTCAGCTTCACCTCGGAAGGCATCAATGCCTTCCTGTCCAATGATACCGACATCAGTAAATTTACCAAGGCGAGTGATAACAACTGGGGAATCGGCAACGCGTTGAAATACCAGATCAATGCATACAGTTTTATTCGCGCTTCTGCCGAATTAACAAACCGCCTGCCTATTGCAGAAGAACTATTCGGAAACAACGACACCCGTGCCCCAAATTTCAATCTCAAACCGGAGCGCAGCCTCAATGTGAATTTGGGATACCGCTATGCGCGAAATAAGATGGCCGCCGAATTTGGCGCCTTCTACCGCAAGACTTCTGGAATGATTATGCTGGTGCCTATACAGTCGCCCTTTGCGCAGTATCAAAACTTGGATAGCATCCGCGGTTATGGATTCGACATGGACTTAACCTATCAGCTCTTGAAGAATGTAGAGGTCAATGGAAACATGACCTGGCAAGACAACAGGATGACCGATGTTGGATCGGCGATATACCAATGGACAGAGGGCACGCGGCAACGCAATACGCCCTACTTCTTTGCCAACCTTGGCGCTACTGGTACCTTTCACCATGTCTTCACCCAACGGGATGTTCTAAAACCCTATATCAACTACAACTTCATCCGCGAGTTTTACCTCGTACCAATACCAAAGGATCAAGAGCCACAGGGCTTCTTGGGCATATTTGGAGACTCCCGTGTGCCGATCAAAGATCTCGTGCCCGACCAAAGCTTATGGAGTGCGGGGTTCAATTATGTATTTCCCGCCACAAATCTCATTTTGGGTGCGGAAGTGAAGAATATCATGAATGCCAAGCTCTATGATTACTACAAAATCCAGCGTCCTGGCCGTAGTTTCCATTTAAAATTAACATACCACATTAAATCCATAAAAAATCAATGA
- a CDS encoding YncE family protein — protein sequence MFNPNFEKKNSLKMILAITAMGLPFMHASAQQVDKSSPAGKGVYESAFNAKDGHVYVTSAGSRNVPGGALYKINPADLSVVDSISLKENPPYGIAINSKTQVAYTTNTRTNSVSAVDLKTGKVLATINSGAEKSHTREVLVDEDNNLVYVTDVGDPSSIWVIDGKTNTFSHLIPDLGKTATGMAFAKSKDKLYVTVMGTNSIAVINTKTRKIEKSFASGGEAPINIASDGKRLFVTNQKSGTVTVLDTEGNLLKSIETGAGAIGLAYDGVKNRIYSANRGTGTTTVIDAKTYAVLADLQTGSAPNHVRVDPKSGVAYVVNKTKGGRPVEGQAPVVDTNGDTITKIN from the coding sequence ATGTTCAATCCAAATTTTGAAAAAAAGAATAGCCTTAAAATGATACTGGCCATCACGGCAATGGGCCTACCATTCATGCATGCTTCGGCGCAGCAGGTAGATAAATCATCACCAGCAGGGAAAGGCGTGTACGAGTCTGCCTTCAACGCGAAGGATGGACATGTATACGTAACAAGTGCAGGCTCTAGGAACGTTCCCGGAGGCGCTTTGTACAAAATCAATCCAGCGGATCTTTCGGTAGTAGACAGCATCTCGCTGAAGGAGAATCCTCCTTATGGCATTGCTATAAACAGCAAAACACAAGTGGCTTACACCACCAACACCCGTACGAATTCAGTAAGCGCTGTTGATTTGAAAACAGGGAAGGTTTTGGCAACTATCAATAGTGGTGCGGAGAAATCACACACGCGTGAGGTCTTGGTAGATGAAGACAATAACTTGGTGTACGTGACCGATGTGGGCGATCCGAGCAGCATTTGGGTAATCGATGGAAAAACAAATACCTTCTCGCACCTTATTCCTGATTTGGGGAAAACAGCAACCGGTATGGCCTTCGCGAAATCTAAAGATAAATTGTATGTGACCGTTATGGGAACCAACTCTATTGCGGTGATCAACACAAAGACTCGTAAGATCGAGAAATCATTCGCTTCGGGTGGCGAAGCACCTATCAATATTGCGAGCGATGGCAAACGTCTTTTCGTGACCAACCAAAAATCAGGAACGGTGACGGTGTTGGATACGGAGGGGAACTTGCTTAAAAGTATTGAAACCGGCGCTGGTGCCATCGGCTTAGCCTATGACGGTGTTAAGAATCGCATCTACTCGGCCAATCGCGGAACGGGAACAACGACCGTCATCGATGCAAAAACTTATGCCGTGTTAGCTGATTTGCAAACGGGATCTGCACCCAATCACGTGCGGGTAGACCCTAAATCGGGAGTAGCCTATGTGGTCAATAAAACAAAAGGTGGCCGTCCAGTAGAAGGACAGGCACCAGTGGTGGATACCAATGGTGACACCATCACTAAAATTAATTAA
- a CDS encoding amidohydrolase: MKAKNALSRKDFIWQTSLAAAGMMASSPYLASAKAKRGIASSSSYRIKNVRLETGFIYENDEVIGTKTETFTLEIADGKIKAILPNVNDDQAIDAQGALALPAFHDMHIHLDKTFFGGQWQAVRPRQGGVKGMIALEQQLLPKMLQSSTEHAEKLIELLQSKGSGYARSHVNIEPTSKLDSLKNLQRALERKKDGFQAELVAFPQHGLFYTDSRSYMKEAATMDIDFIGGLDPYSIDGNIERTIDFTVQLALDHGKGIDIHLHEGGESGLKTVEYLIKKVQENPVLQGKTYLSHSFILAHLDGAQLERTAEALGQAKIGIISTIPFGRTIMPIPTLCKHGVEVLTGNDSIIDHWNTFGSGSVLQKANLAAQLYGYVTEFALSRSLKIATRGVLPLNDSGQQQWPKAGDEASFVLVDASCSAEAIARIADVKGLVQHGNPVF, encoded by the coding sequence ATGAAAGCAAAAAACGCCCTATCCCGTAAGGATTTTATTTGGCAAACCAGTCTTGCAGCGGCCGGCATGATGGCAAGTAGTCCCTATTTGGCATCGGCCAAAGCTAAGAGAGGAATCGCCTCTTCCTCATCCTACCGGATCAAGAACGTACGTCTGGAAACGGGCTTCATTTACGAAAACGACGAGGTTATCGGCACAAAAACGGAAACGTTTACCTTGGAAATTGCTGATGGAAAGATCAAAGCCATCCTTCCAAACGTCAACGACGATCAGGCTATCGACGCGCAAGGCGCGCTTGCCTTGCCCGCCTTTCATGATATGCATATACACCTAGACAAAACATTCTTCGGCGGCCAATGGCAAGCCGTTCGCCCGCGGCAAGGAGGTGTAAAAGGTATGATCGCCTTAGAACAACAACTCCTGCCTAAGATGCTCCAATCATCCACCGAGCATGCCGAAAAGCTGATCGAACTGCTCCAATCCAAAGGCAGCGGCTACGCTAGGAGCCATGTTAACATTGAACCTACCTCAAAGTTGGATTCACTGAAAAACTTACAACGAGCGCTTGAACGAAAAAAAGATGGCTTCCAAGCAGAGCTTGTGGCTTTCCCTCAACATGGACTCTTTTACACGGACTCCCGCTCGTATATGAAAGAAGCTGCAACAATGGATATTGATTTCATTGGAGGGCTAGATCCTTATTCGATCGATGGCAATATCGAGCGAACCATAGATTTTACGGTGCAGTTGGCCTTGGATCATGGCAAAGGAATAGATATACATCTTCATGAAGGCGGTGAATCGGGATTGAAAACGGTCGAATACCTCATCAAAAAGGTGCAGGAGAATCCTGTGCTACAGGGCAAAACATATCTTAGCCATAGCTTCATATTGGCTCATTTGGACGGAGCTCAACTGGAACGTACTGCCGAAGCGCTGGGGCAGGCAAAAATTGGCATTATCTCCACCATACCTTTTGGGCGTACCATCATGCCTATCCCTACCCTGTGTAAACATGGCGTGGAAGTACTAACGGGAAACGATAGCATCATCGATCATTGGAACACCTTCGGTTCAGGAAGTGTACTTCAAAAAGCGAATCTTGCAGCCCAGCTTTACGGTTACGTCACCGAGTTCGCGTTATCGAGAAGTTTAAAGATAGCCACTAGAGGAGTACTCCCATTAAACGATAGCGGCCAACAGCAATGGCCAAAGGCCGGCGACGAGGCTAGCTTTGTACTGGTCGATGCCAGCTGCTCGGCAGAAGCCATAGCAAGAATTGCTGATGTGAAGGGACTTGTGCAACACGGCAATCCGGTTTTTTAA
- a CDS encoding iron chelate uptake ABC transporter family permease subunit, producing the protein MKMYYKFLMILLLLFVVAGLFMFYDVGANSNYVLSKRGIRLASMLVVGISVAFSSVIFQTLTNNRILTPSIMGYEAIFILFQTIIVFLYGDKAFKVISQQENFFYAVLLMLVFSVVMYLLMFGKQKRGMFYLLLTGMVMGTLFQTLSQFMHVLIDPNEFSIVQNFMFVSFAKMNTKLLSMASITMLLTIVYALYHARYLDVIALGREHAINLGLDYNKLVRRFMLVISLLVSVSTALVGPITFLGILVTNLTYELFTTRKHRWMLWICSVIACLCLVLGQFLVEHVLRFSTTVSIVINFIGGVYFMYLIWISRKKVS; encoded by the coding sequence ATGAAGATGTACTATAAATTTCTGATGATCCTATTGCTGCTATTCGTCGTGGCAGGTCTGTTTATGTTCTACGACGTTGGTGCGAACAGCAATTATGTACTCAGCAAGCGCGGCATTCGTTTGGCGAGTATGTTGGTGGTGGGGATTAGTGTTGCCTTTTCATCTGTCATCTTTCAGACCTTGACGAACAATCGTATTCTAACCCCTTCCATTATGGGGTATGAAGCGATTTTTATTCTTTTCCAAACTATCATTGTCTTTCTTTACGGCGATAAGGCATTTAAAGTGATTTCCCAGCAGGAAAACTTTTTTTATGCGGTGTTGCTGATGTTGGTCTTCTCGGTCGTCATGTATTTGCTGATGTTCGGCAAGCAGAAGCGCGGTATGTTTTACCTGTTACTGACGGGCATGGTTATGGGAACTTTGTTCCAGACCTTGAGCCAATTTATGCATGTGCTGATCGATCCAAACGAGTTTTCGATTGTGCAGAACTTTATGTTCGTGTCCTTTGCGAAAATGAATACCAAGTTGCTGAGTATGGCCAGCATAACCATGCTGCTCACAATTGTGTATGCGCTTTATCATGCCAGGTATTTGGACGTAATTGCGTTGGGAAGGGAGCATGCTATCAATCTAGGGCTGGATTACAATAAACTGGTTCGTCGCTTTATGTTGGTCATTTCCTTGCTTGTGTCTGTATCTACTGCGCTGGTCGGGCCCATCACGTTTTTGGGGATATTGGTAACCAACCTGACCTACGAACTATTCACTACAAGAAAACATCGATGGATGCTATGGATTTGCAGTGTTATTGCTTGTCTTTGCTTAGTGTTAGGGCAATTTCTCGTGGAACACGTCCTTCGTTTTTCTACGACGGTCAGCATTGTTATTAACTTTATTGGAGGTGTATACTTTATGTATTTAATATGGATATCGCGGA
- a CDS encoding bestrophin family protein: MLLKGKISVLDFVKTIRYDLVAITAFSVFVGYLDTQRFLASMVIPLALVAIVGTAISLLLAFRTGQAYDRWWEARTVWGAIVNDSRTFLRQLREFLPDGEDREIRQFIERQIIWNFALSESLRRLPFSSRVRQYIDLEGVKDANVPNALLLKHGLQLKKLNAEGKLTEFRQVQLDTTLTKLCDSMGRCERIKNTVFPVSYSTLIHFLIYLFAFLLPFGLDDNFPLIEAILTAGIPIIFIVIERTAILMQDPFENGPMDTPMTNISQNIEFVLRQQLGDDVEKPAPTDPNFYYML, translated from the coding sequence ATGTTGCTTAAAGGAAAGATTTCGGTTTTAGATTTTGTAAAAACTATTAGATATGATTTAGTTGCTATCACGGCATTTAGCGTCTTTGTTGGCTATTTGGATACGCAGCGTTTTCTAGCATCAATGGTTATTCCGTTGGCGTTGGTGGCGATAGTGGGAACAGCGATTTCTCTGCTCTTGGCCTTTCGGACGGGGCAGGCCTACGACCGCTGGTGGGAAGCTAGAACGGTATGGGGAGCAATCGTGAACGATTCTAGAACATTCTTGCGCCAGCTACGGGAATTTTTGCCCGATGGTGAAGACCGAGAAATCCGACAATTCATTGAGCGGCAGATTATTTGGAATTTCGCGCTGAGTGAGTCCCTAAGACGTTTGCCTTTTTCTTCGCGGGTGAGGCAATATATTGATTTGGAAGGAGTGAAAGATGCTAATGTGCCGAATGCGCTTTTGCTCAAACATGGCTTGCAACTCAAAAAACTCAATGCTGAGGGTAAGCTAACGGAATTTCGGCAAGTGCAATTGGATACTACCTTAACCAAACTATGTGACTCCATGGGACGGTGTGAACGTATTAAAAACACAGTTTTCCCCGTTTCTTACAGTACGCTCATTCACTTTTTGATCTATCTGTTTGCGTTCTTGTTGCCTTTTGGTCTGGATGATAATTTCCCCCTTATTGAGGCCATATTAACGGCAGGAATTCCGATAATCTTTATTGTTATTGAACGTACCGCAATTCTAATGCAGGATCCTTTTGAAAATGGACCGATGGATACGCCAATGACAAATATCAGCCAAAATATTGAATTTGTTTTAAGGCAACAGCTGGGCGATGATGTAGAAAAACCAGCGCCCACTGATCCGAATTTTTACTATATGCTCTAA
- a CDS encoding c-type cytochrome, translating to MKKLKTSIIVGLGVAMLVGCFPKASEVIRSLPVENKEQILAKYSESEIAEGKVLFTNNCAKCHKQKEPETRTPEQWNNTLKRMIPKAKLNDRDGQLVRAYLIVNAKEA from the coding sequence ATGAAAAAACTAAAAACGAGCATCATAGTCGGTTTAGGGGTCGCTATGCTTGTAGGTTGTTTTCCGAAAGCCAGTGAGGTTATCCGTTCGCTACCTGTGGAAAACAAAGAACAGATTCTTGCCAAATACAGCGAAAGCGAGATTGCCGAAGGAAAAGTGCTATTTACCAACAACTGCGCAAAATGCCACAAACAAAAAGAACCGGAAACCCGCACGCCCGAACAATGGAACAATACGCTTAAGCGGATGATTCCAAAAGCAAAATTAAACGATCGCGACGGACAATTGGTACGCGCTTATCTCATTGTGAATGCGAAAGAAGCATAA
- a CDS encoding alpha/beta hydrolase encodes MNQNDRHQVRIEVINNCDSFIGERCYLTGSFNNWVADDHLIGELPAKGEAFSTIIRDVRPGELELKINRGSWDKLQSTPEGKLPLPFSFQVNHDLEISLTIDAWRDEFPSSTASAQVKLLDENFYFPHLDCYRKVWIYLPKSYAEGDRSYPVLYMHDGQHLFDEATSVGRAGPVEWMVDETIDAHEGQVLVVAVDHAPTYAERETEFLMHPKPEVPVVKGEAYLKDIVSVLKPYVDKHYRTKSDRDHTAMVGSSIGGLLSLYAALSYPETFGTLGIFSPSIWMDRTALYQISQERLERSKAAFKGMDFYLYVGGREKRMDSRGKHGNMSRDLQEYADFLKEHATIAMELDIDPHGKHGAQAWQQAFSRFYLFWQEKINN; translated from the coding sequence ATGAATCAGAACGACAGGCATCAGGTACGTATAGAGGTTATCAACAATTGCGACAGCTTTATTGGTGAGCGCTGTTACCTGACCGGTAGTTTCAACAACTGGGTGGCTGATGATCATTTGATCGGTGAGTTGCCGGCGAAAGGCGAAGCGTTTAGCACCATCATTCGCGACGTGCGTCCGGGTGAACTGGAGCTGAAAATCAACCGCGGAAGTTGGGATAAACTGCAATCTACCCCAGAAGGAAAGTTGCCTTTGCCTTTTAGTTTTCAGGTTAATCACGACTTGGAAATTTCGTTAACCATCGATGCTTGGCGAGATGAATTTCCGAGTTCTACAGCAAGCGCACAGGTGAAGCTATTGGATGAAAATTTCTACTTTCCTCATCTAGATTGCTACCGGAAGGTATGGATTTACTTGCCGAAAAGCTATGCAGAAGGCGATCGTTCTTACCCAGTATTATACATGCACGATGGGCAGCATCTTTTTGACGAGGCTACTTCGGTAGGACGTGCCGGACCGGTGGAATGGATGGTGGACGAGACGATTGATGCCCACGAAGGGCAGGTGTTGGTGGTTGCTGTCGATCATGCGCCGACCTACGCTGAACGGGAAACTGAATTTTTGATGCATCCGAAACCCGAAGTGCCCGTTGTAAAAGGAGAGGCCTACCTGAAAGATATTGTTTCCGTCTTGAAACCTTACGTCGATAAACACTACCGTACAAAATCCGATCGCGACCATACGGCCATGGTAGGAAGTTCGATCGGCGGTTTGCTGAGTCTATATGCTGCGCTAAGCTACCCGGAAACCTTCGGTACCTTGGGAATCTTTTCTCCTTCAATATGGATGGATCGTACGGCGCTCTATCAGATCAGTCAAGAACGTTTGGAACGATCTAAAGCGGCATTTAAGGGGATGGACTTTTACCTCTATGTTGGTGGCCGTGAAAAACGGATGGATAGCCGGGGTAAGCACGGGAATATGTCGCGCGACTTACAGGAATACGCTGATTTCTTAAAGGAACATGCCACGATAGCTATGGAGTTGGATATTGATCCGCATGGGAAACACGGCGCACAGGCTTGGCAACAGGCCTTTTCACGCTTTTACCTGTTTTGGCAGGAAAAGATTAATAATTAG
- a CDS encoding ABC transporter permease, which yields MNSYRSRIGIPLIAVCSILLLAWISLFTGVKDIRFSELYTDSEKLLFFVISRIPRTLSLVLVGAGMSVAGFVMQQLSQNKFVSPTTSGALEAAKMGILFSLIFVPQASLTLRMVFALVFTFLSAFLFILFVGKLRMRSTVFIPLVGLMFGSILSAIATFFAYRYGIVQNTQEWLLGDFSSVIQGQYETVYVILPAVLLIYIYAERFTIAGMGESFAKNLGLSYNSIVQIGLFAVSLVVSASVVTVGAIPFVGLIIPNLVSIFVGDNLRKALPLTAFIGAAFLLSCDIVGRLIVFPYEVPIGMTVGIIGSIVFLVMILRKK from the coding sequence TTGAATAGTTATAGAAGTCGTATCGGTATACCGTTAATCGCTGTGTGCAGCATCCTGCTATTAGCGTGGATTTCGTTGTTTACAGGTGTTAAGGATATTCGATTTTCCGAGCTTTACACCGATAGTGAAAAACTGCTGTTTTTTGTCATCAGCCGCATACCACGAACCCTATCCTTGGTTTTGGTGGGAGCGGGAATGAGCGTTGCGGGTTTTGTCATGCAACAGCTTTCCCAAAACAAATTTGTTTCGCCTACTACTTCGGGGGCGTTGGAAGCCGCAAAAATGGGTATTCTCTTTTCCCTGATTTTTGTGCCACAGGCATCCTTAACGCTGCGTATGGTTTTCGCGTTGGTCTTCACCTTTTTGTCGGCATTTCTCTTTATCCTTTTTGTGGGAAAATTGCGAATGCGAAGCACCGTTTTCATTCCGCTGGTAGGGTTGATGTTTGGGAGTATTCTAAGTGCGATAGCTACCTTTTTCGCCTATCGCTACGGTATTGTACAAAATACACAAGAATGGCTGCTGGGCGATTTTTCATCGGTAATACAGGGTCAGTATGAGACCGTTTACGTTATTCTACCGGCTGTGCTGTTGATCTATATTTATGCAGAGCGGTTTACTATTGCTGGTATGGGCGAAAGCTTTGCCAAGAACCTGGGATTATCCTACAATAGCATTGTGCAGATCGGCCTATTTGCGGTTTCCTTAGTGGTGAGTGCTTCGGTTGTTACCGTGGGCGCTATCCCTTTCGTGGGCTTAATTATTCCTAATTTGGTAAGTATCTTCGTGGGCGATAACCTTAGAAAAGCCTTGCCCTTGACCGCTTTTATTGGGGCTGCTTTCCTGTTGAGTTGTGACATCGTTGGTAGGCTAATCGTGTTTCCCTACGAAGTACCTATCGGCATGACTGTAGGCATCATTGGAAGCATCGTATTCTTGGTGATGATCTTAAGGAAGAAGTAG